A genomic window from Terrisporobacter glycolicus ATCC 14880 = DSM 1288 includes:
- the mtnK gene encoding S-methyl-5-thioribose kinase encodes MEKYLDHFLMNTNTAKEYAKDKLEYFQEESILECIEIGDGNINYVFKVWEESTGKSIIIKQADKFLRSSGRPLDVYRNKIEAEILMIEGKLAKEFVPEVFYYDENMCALSMEDISEYKNLRTELMQGKTFGCLADSISTFLVNTLLPTTDLVIDRATKKEYVKLFTNIELCDISEDLVFTEPYYDYKGRNIILDENKTFVEEYLYNDDKLKKEVAILRDKFMNQSQALIHGDLHSGSIFINEDGLKVIDPEFAFYGPMGYDVGNVIGNLFFAWANKYYTDRNNEDFLNWISTTIEETINLFMDKFSEKYDDLVTFNLYNKHFKEDYIKKVISDSFGYAGTEIIRRVVGDSKVIEVTSVEDINKRLPMERSLIKMGISLVNNRDKFLEGKDVVREFELVLS; translated from the coding sequence ATGGAAAAGTATTTAGATCATTTTTTAATGAATACTAATACGGCAAAAGAGTATGCAAAGGATAAGTTAGAATATTTTCAAGAAGAGTCGATACTAGAGTGTATAGAAATCGGGGATGGAAATATTAACTATGTGTTCAAAGTATGGGAAGAATCAACTGGAAAATCTATTATTATTAAGCAAGCAGATAAATTTTTAAGGTCATCAGGCAGGCCATTAGATGTATATAGAAATAAGATAGAAGCAGAAATCCTTATGATTGAAGGCAAACTTGCAAAAGAATTTGTGCCTGAGGTATTTTATTATGATGAGAATATGTGTGCACTTTCAATGGAAGATATATCAGAGTATAAAAATCTTAGAACTGAATTAATGCAAGGGAAAACGTTTGGCTGCTTGGCGGATAGTATCTCAACATTTTTAGTAAATACTTTATTGCCTACTACGGATTTAGTTATTGATAGAGCAACAAAAAAAGAATATGTGAAATTGTTTACGAATATTGAACTATGTGATATAAGTGAGGATTTAGTTTTTACTGAACCGTATTATGATTATAAGGGTAGAAATATAATATTAGATGAAAACAAAACATTTGTAGAAGAGTATTTGTATAATGACGATAAACTAAAGAAAGAAGTGGCAATTCTTCGTGACAAATTTATGAATCAATCTCAAGCCTTAATACACGGAGATCTGCACTCAGGCTCAATATTTATAAATGAAGATGGATTAAAAGTGATTGACCCAGAATTTGCTTTTTATGGTCCTATGGGATACGATGTTGGAAATGTAATAGGTAATCTATTCTTTGCTTGGGCTAACAAATATTATACAGATAGGAATAATGAAGATTTCCTTAACTGGATTTCAACTACTATAGAAGAGACGATAAATTTATTCATGGATAAATTTTCAGAAAAATATGACGATTTAGTCACTTTCAATTTGTATAATAAGCATTTTAAAGAAGATTACATAAAGAAAGTGATATCAGATTCTTTTGGATATGCTGGAACTGAAATAATACGTAGAGTAGTTGGTGACTCGAAGGTAATAGAAGTGACATCTGTTGAAGATATAAATAAAAGATTGCCGATGGAGAGAAGCTTAATAAAAATGGGCATTAGTCTAGTTAATAATAGAGATAAATTTTTAGAAGGAAAAGATGTAGTAAGAGAGTTTGAATTAGTATTATCTTAA
- a CDS encoding S-methyl-5-thioribose-1-phosphate isomerase, whose protein sequence is MKRMDQDLAFMLQYENVAWYEDGKVRILDRRIYPTEVKFVECTTHEEVAKAIQDMVTQSAGPYTAAGMGMALAAYEAKNKKEKDQLEYMEKASYTISHARPTTANRMGLITERCFKEWEKAIDSGQDPVDAVFNRTIDSLNRRYSTMEIVGEYLADMFPKNGTILTQCFGETIIGMMLRAAKKRNNDIKVYCAETRPYLQGARLTSSCCSQMGFDTTVITDNMIAYAMEHKNIDLFTSAADTIAKDGHIANKIGTYQIALLAKYFSIPYFVTGIPDIDKEKGTDIIIEERDPQQVLSYRGIKNTLEEVKGIYPSFDITPPSLISGIVTDKGIYSPYDLNRYFDSEMKEFY, encoded by the coding sequence ATGAAAAGAATGGATCAAGATTTAGCTTTCATGCTTCAGTATGAAAATGTGGCATGGTATGAAGATGGAAAAGTAAGAATATTAGATAGACGTATTTATCCAACAGAAGTAAAATTTGTTGAGTGTACAACACACGAAGAAGTGGCAAAAGCTATTCAAGATATGGTTACTCAAAGTGCAGGACCATATACAGCAGCAGGAATGGGAATGGCTCTAGCTGCATATGAAGCTAAGAACAAAAAAGAAAAAGATCAATTGGAGTATATGGAAAAAGCATCTTATACTATTTCTCATGCAAGACCAACTACGGCAAATCGTATGGGACTTATAACAGAGAGATGTTTTAAAGAATGGGAAAAAGCTATAGACAGCGGACAAGACCCTGTAGATGCTGTATTTAACAGAACGATAGACTCATTAAATAGAAGATATTCTACTATGGAAATAGTAGGAGAATATTTAGCAGATATGTTTCCTAAGAATGGAACAATTCTTACTCAATGTTTTGGAGAAACAATTATAGGAATGATGTTACGTGCAGCTAAAAAAAGAAATAATGATATAAAAGTATACTGTGCAGAAACAAGACCTTATTTGCAAGGTGCTAGGCTTACATCTAGTTGTTGTTCTCAAATGGGATTTGATACAACTGTAATAACTGATAATATGATAGCTTATGCAATGGAACATAAAAATATAGACTTATTCACATCAGCAGCAGATACAATAGCTAAAGATGGACACATTGCAAATAAAATAGGAACTTATCAAATTGCCTTATTAGCAAAATATTTTTCTATACCTTATTTTGTTACGGGAATACCAGATATTGATAAAGAAAAAGGTACAGATATTATAATAGAAGAAAGAGATCCACAGCAAGTATTAAGTTATAGAGGTATCAAAAATACTTTAGAAGAAGTTAAGGGTATTTATCCTTCATTTGATATAACACCACCTAGCTTAATTAGTGGTATTGTCACTGATAAGGGAATATATTCACCATATGATTTAAATAGATATTTTGATAGTGAAATGAAAGAATTTTATTAA
- a CDS encoding 2-hydroxyacid dehydrogenase: protein MKLLVRAPIIEERRKELEEMFEEVIYEPWTDSGERYYEDEMLEALNKYEPDALITELDRITEKVVTNYTKLKVIGDCRANPANIDVEACNKANIPILCTPARNAQAVAEMLVGLLITYMRNIPKSMQWIKDGNWVEGTTPYYTWMGNELQGKSIGFVGFGAVGQSAAKMLESFGMKISFYDPFVENHKENYIKEDLESIFKKCDIVSIHLPVLESTKNMINMSLLSLMKPEAIFVNTARTAVVNNKDLYNVLSDKKIKGAILDVLETEPPTKEDLKIVELDNVLLTPHICGATYEVTNHQSDIITERLKKWLNNEDLDKIVFNKQILL from the coding sequence ATGAAATTATTAGTAAGAGCGCCAATAATAGAAGAAAGAAGAAAAGAACTAGAAGAAATGTTTGAAGAAGTAATATATGAACCTTGGACTGACTCAGGTGAAAGATATTATGAAGATGAAATGCTAGAAGCATTAAATAAATATGAACCAGATGCATTAATTACAGAGTTAGATAGAATAACAGAAAAAGTAGTAACAAATTATACAAAGTTAAAAGTAATAGGTGACTGTAGAGCTAATCCTGCAAATATCGATGTAGAGGCATGTAATAAAGCTAATATACCTATACTTTGCACACCTGCTAGAAATGCACAAGCTGTTGCAGAAATGTTAGTAGGTCTTTTGATTACATATATGAGAAACATTCCAAAATCTATGCAATGGATAAAAGATGGAAATTGGGTGGAGGGAACAACTCCTTATTATACTTGGATGGGAAATGAGTTACAAGGCAAATCAATTGGATTTGTTGGATTTGGAGCTGTAGGTCAATCAGCAGCTAAAATGCTAGAATCATTTGGAATGAAAATTTCATTCTACGATCCTTTTGTAGAAAATCACAAAGAAAACTACATTAAAGAAGACTTAGAAAGTATATTTAAAAAATGTGATATAGTTTCTATTCACTTACCTGTATTAGAAAGTACAAAAAATATGATTAATATGTCTTTGTTATCACTTATGAAACCAGAAGCTATATTTGTAAATACAGCTAGAACAGCAGTTGTAAATAATAAAGATCTTTACAATGTACTTAGTGATAAAAAAATAAAAGGGGCTATATTAGATGTACTAGAAACTGAGCCACCTACAAAAGAAGATTTAAAAATAGTTGAATTAGATAATGTTTTACTTACACCTCATATTTGTGGTGCAACATATGAAGTAACAAATCATCAATCTGATATAATAACTGAAAGATTAAAGAAATGGCTTAATAATGAAGACTTAGATAAAATAGTGTTTAATAAACAGATTCTGTTATAA
- a CDS encoding FGGY-family carbohydrate kinase, with translation MDKNYLIVDLGTGNTRVGLVSSNGEILCIKSFENNYYRDYEYEDAQYFIPTDWSKQILNYIKEIISEFPEIKISAITSVGARQSIVLYNKLGEAFYGLPNIDNRGEAWVSDVGNSVDVYKKSGRWLTCDFPAAKLLGLKKKHIDIYNEIFKFTSLSEWIGEIFTGKICIEPSQACETQLFDIDKLDWSSVLCDYFGVDKNILPDIKSAGEIIRNISPKLCQVLRIDEDCVFIVGGADTQVAVKGIEIKEGEVAIVSGTTSPVVAISNDRIYDKEERCWTDSNLKGENYQIETNPGVTGLNYQRLKNLLCKDVSYEEIDKELFNKDNYKCISILSTLFFDEAKSIKTGGFIMRPPFDGNIDKYDLMWSVAADITCSTYLQYCNLNNLIVNSNDYILGCGGGLQSEFVSQMIANLTNKKLYVRKGSSQASLNGGIKICNEYFKINNGDRDKGCIIYYPSKNHFIKKYYDQWFETRKNIN, from the coding sequence ATGGATAAAAATTATTTAATAGTTGATTTGGGGACAGGTAATACAAGAGTTGGATTGGTATCTTCTAATGGAGAAATTCTTTGTATTAAATCATTTGAAAATAATTACTATAGAGATTATGAATATGAAGATGCCCAGTATTTTATACCAACAGATTGGTCTAAACAAATTTTAAATTATATAAAAGAGATTATTAGTGAATTTCCTGAAATAAAAATATCTGCCATAACTTCTGTTGGAGCACGCCAAAGCATTGTATTATACAATAAGCTTGGCGAAGCTTTTTATGGACTACCAAATATAGACAACAGAGGTGAAGCATGGGTAAGTGATGTGGGAAATTCAGTTGATGTTTATAAAAAAAGTGGAAGATGGCTTACATGTGATTTTCCAGCAGCAAAATTATTAGGTTTAAAGAAAAAACATATAGATATATACAATGAAATATTTAAATTTACAAGTTTAAGTGAATGGATCGGAGAAATATTTACGGGAAAAATATGTATTGAACCTTCTCAAGCATGTGAAACACAATTATTTGATATAGATAAACTTGATTGGTCATCAGTATTATGTGACTATTTTGGTGTTGACAAAAATATATTACCCGATATAAAATCAGCTGGGGAAATAATAAGAAATATAAGTCCTAAATTGTGTCAAGTATTAAGAATTGATGAAGATTGCGTGTTTATTGTAGGAGGAGCAGATACACAAGTAGCAGTAAAAGGAATTGAGATAAAAGAAGGAGAAGTAGCTATCGTATCAGGAACAACTTCTCCTGTCGTAGCAATTTCAAATGATAGAATTTATGATAAAGAAGAAAGATGTTGGACTGATAGTAACTTAAAGGGTGAAAATTATCAAATAGAAACAAACCCTGGAGTTACAGGTTTAAACTATCAACGACTTAAAAACCTGTTATGCAAAGATGTATCTTATGAAGAAATTGACAAAGAATTATTTAATAAGGATAACTATAAATGTATTTCTATTTTATCAACCTTATTTTTTGATGAAGCTAAATCCATAAAAACAGGTGGATTTATTATGAGACCTCCGTTTGATGGAAATATAGATAAATATGATTTGATGTGGTCAGTAGCAGCAGATATAACTTGTTCAACATATCTTCAATATTGTAATTTAAATAATCTAATTGTAAATAGCAATGATTATATTTTAGGCTGTGGAGGTGGATTACAATCTGAATTTGTAAGTCAAATGATAGCAAACCTAACAAATAAGAAACTGTATGTTAGAAAAGGCTCTTCTCAAGCATCACTTAATGGTGGTATAAAGATTTGTAATGAGTATTTTAAAATAAATAATGGAGATAGAGATAAAGGTTGCATTATTTATTATCCGTCTAAAAATCATTTTATTAAAAAATACTATGATCAGTGGTTTGAAACTAGAAAAAATATTAATTAA
- a CDS encoding PIG-L deacetylase family protein, which yields MGKTIMLLGVYGMESVECGGVLAKNAKDGGKSIASIMLAGERMKENLKKSSEILNIEMSYTDFESGNMNVDLESKKKLVREIRKFKPDIIITQDPHGCISDFDPDRRPAMTLILEAISLCNRNFDEWSIKEYGLHKIPNIYYMFAHDTDTVVDISSVWDEKNAAMQCLESQLEFSGKHFETYYGNKTMLKIVPNWNELDSYLEKGKAAQKCFDYALYLSNGSAHHGQVAFAECYKKEGKFYLDNLI from the coding sequence ATGGGTAAAACAATTATGCTTTTAGGTGTTTATGGTATGGAGTCAGTTGAGTGTGGTGGTGTACTTGCTAAAAATGCTAAAGATGGAGGAAAATCAATAGCATCAATAATGTTAGCAGGTGAGAGAATGAAAGAAAATCTTAAAAAGAGTAGTGAAATACTAAACATAGAAATGTCTTACACAGATTTTGAAAGTGGAAATATGAACGTTGATTTAGAATCTAAGAAAAAACTAGTAAGAGAGATTAGAAAATTTAAACCAGATATTATAATAACTCAAGACCCACATGGATGTATAAGTGATTTTGACCCAGATAGAAGACCTGCAATGACTTTGATTTTAGAAGCTATATCACTTTGTAATAGAAATTTTGATGAGTGGAGTATAAAGGAATATGGATTACATAAGATACCAAATATTTATTATATGTTTGCCCATGATACTGATACAGTTGTAGATATAAGTTCAGTATGGGATGAAAAAAACGCAGCAATGCAATGTCTGGAATCTCAGCTGGAGTTTAGTGGGAAGCATTTTGAAACTTATTATGGAAATAAAACTATGTTAAAAATAGTTCCCAACTGGAATGAACTTGACTCTTATCTTGAAAAAGGTAAGGCTGCTCAAAAGTGTTTTGACTATGCGCTATATTTATCAAATGGATCTGCTCATCATGGACAAGTTGCTTTTGCAGAGTGCTATAAAAAAGAAGGAAAATTTTATTTGGACAATTTAATTTAA
- a CDS encoding ABC transporter substrate-binding protein yields MKKLLRTILITVTVFCITLTSVFATESSDSKLIVGVSADENNITPYTYVTGAPGLDLVNLVYDKLFILDKDNKVIPWMIEDDYKVSDDYKTYEMKLKENMKWHDDKKLTAEDVKFSFEYAETQNQSTFTKIANEIESVEVKDDLNFVIKLKEGNPDFIGDSLSAFFIIPQHIYKDYKKAEETKETIGSGIFKLEEYKVGEYYKLKANKDYFKGNPIVEELYIPIIKDSTAMFNAIKKGEIATSTMNLTPELLDTFKSNDNIGILNSTGYGTTMLQFNTERKILNDANIRNAIAKAINIDEIIKTVTLGYAEKGNPGFYSKTLDYANKDLEIKYSVEDAKKALDEAGFDVIKNNVRQNKDGKKLCFELLVYSSSASRIRIAEMIKDYLSKVGIEIKISSLDATTVDELVWPEFDVAKGRDFDMAMWGWSAGTQLSPTKIVGLGDSDTAIGTLNIGGYKSEKFDKKAKELSTTLDADKRLKLIKELQSIIAKDLPFVNLMNQDIISVYNKSLGENWVMQNGVGVINRFSFLNKENKVSATSDSNKTTYIGAGVVIIAIAGGAIYFSRKKRV; encoded by the coding sequence ATGAAGAAATTATTAAGAACAATATTAATTACAGTCACGGTATTTTGTATAACGTTAACATCTGTTTTTGCAACAGAAAGCAGTGATAGTAAATTAATAGTAGGAGTAAGTGCAGATGAAAATAATATAACTCCATATACTTATGTTACAGGAGCACCAGGGTTAGATCTTGTAAACTTAGTATATGATAAATTATTTATATTAGATAAAGACAACAAAGTGATACCTTGGATGATAGAAGATGATTACAAAGTTAGCGACGACTATAAAACTTATGAAATGAAATTAAAAGAAAATATGAAGTGGCATGATGATAAAAAATTAACAGCAGAAGATGTAAAGTTTTCTTTTGAATATGCAGAAACTCAAAATCAATCTACTTTTACTAAAATAGCTAATGAAATAGAATCAGTAGAAGTAAAAGATGATTTAAATTTTGTTATAAAATTAAAAGAAGGTAATCCTGATTTTATAGGTGATTCTTTATCAGCATTCTTTATAATTCCACAGCACATATATAAAGATTATAAAAAAGCTGAAGAAACGAAAGAAACTATAGGTAGTGGAATATTTAAACTTGAAGAGTACAAGGTTGGAGAGTACTATAAGTTAAAAGCAAACAAAGATTATTTTAAAGGTAATCCTATTGTGGAAGAATTGTATATACCTATAATAAAAGATTCAACTGCAATGTTTAATGCTATTAAAAAAGGTGAAATAGCTACAAGTACGATGAATTTAACACCTGAATTACTTGATACATTTAAAAGTAATGATAATATAGGAATTTTAAATAGTACAGGTTATGGTACAACTATGCTTCAGTTTAATACAGAAAGAAAAATATTAAATGATGCTAATATAAGAAATGCCATAGCAAAAGCTATAAATATAGATGAAATAATTAAAACTGTAACCCTTGGATATGCTGAAAAAGGTAATCCAGGATTCTACTCAAAAACTTTAGATTATGCAAACAAAGATTTAGAAATAAAATACAGCGTTGAAGATGCTAAAAAAGCATTAGATGAAGCTGGATTTGATGTTATAAAAAATAATGTGAGACAAAATAAAGATGGTAAAAAGTTATGTTTTGAGCTTTTAGTTTATTCATCAAGCGCTTCAAGAATAAGAATTGCTGAAATGATAAAAGATTATTTAAGTAAAGTTGGGATAGAAATAAAAATATCTTCATTAGATGCTACAACTGTAGATGAATTAGTGTGGCCAGAATTTGATGTAGCCAAAGGTAGAGATTTTGATATGGCTATGTGGGGATGGTCTGCTGGAACTCAATTAAGCCCAACTAAAATAGTTGGTCTTGGAGATTCAGATACAGCAATAGGAACTTTAAATATTGGTGGATATAAAAGTGAAAAGTTTGATAAAAAAGCAAAAGAATTATCAACTACTTTAGATGCAGATAAAAGATTAAAACTTATTAAAGAATTACAATCTATAATAGCTAAAGACCTTCCGTTTGTAAATTTAATGAACCAAGATATAATAAGCGTTTACAACAAAAGTTTGGGAGAAAACTGGGTAATGCAAAATGGTGTGGGAGTTATAAATAGATTCTCATTCCTAAATAAAGAGAATAAAGTTAGTGCTACAAGTGATAGCAACAAAACTACTTATATAGGTGCTGGTGTAGTAATAATAGCAATAGCAGGTGGAGCAATATATTTTTCAAGAAAGAAAAGAGTGTAA
- a CDS encoding ABC transporter permease: MKKNKKFINYLILIFLVILMNFLLPKLLPGNPISYIVGEDIANLTTSQKNAILSEYKLNEPLYIQFFYYLKNIFTLDFGMSFSKKLPIFDIVKSATLWTLLLSSLNIIISTLLGSYFGYKSAMKKREESLKMNMAVSSLSCFPIFWVSMILLVIFSVKLNIFPTYGAYSIHGDFNIITRLFDIVSHFVLPLTAMVITSITTFYIQMRVSVLEVLQEDYIFMAKVKSIPNHVIEKKYIIKNSILPVFTIFMLNIGSIFSGSIAVETVFSYPGLGKIMFDAIIARDYPLIQYCFLTISTMVIFSNYLADKLYKYIDPRVGDGI, from the coding sequence ATGAAAAAAAATAAGAAGTTTATAAATTATTTAATCTTAATATTTTTAGTCATACTAATGAATTTCTTATTACCTAAATTATTACCGGGAAATCCTATATCTTATATAGTTGGTGAAGACATAGCAAACTTAACAACATCTCAGAAAAATGCAATATTAAGTGAGTACAAATTAAACGAACCACTTTATATACAATTTTTCTATTATTTAAAAAATATATTTACTTTAGATTTTGGTATGTCTTTTTCAAAAAAGTTGCCCATATTTGATATAGTCAAATCAGCAACTTTATGGACTCTACTTTTATCTAGTTTAAATATTATAATAAGCACACTTTTAGGGTCTTATTTTGGATATAAGTCGGCTATGAAGAAAAGAGAGGAAAGCTTAAAGATGAATATGGCAGTTTCATCTTTAAGCTGTTTTCCTATATTTTGGGTAAGTATGATTTTATTAGTTATATTCAGTGTAAAGCTAAATATCTTTCCTACCTACGGAGCTTATAGTATACATGGAGATTTTAATATTATAACAAGACTATTTGACATAGTATCACATTTTGTTCTACCTTTAACAGCCATGGTAATTACATCAATAACAACTTTTTACATACAGATGAGGGTGTCCGTCCTTGAAGTTTTACAAGAAGACTATATATTCATGGCAAAGGTAAAGTCAATTCCAAATCATGTTATAGAAAAGAAATATATAATAAAAAATTCAATATTGCCTGTATTCACTATTTTTATGTTGAATATAGGGAGCATTTTCAGTGGGTCAATAGCAGTAGAAACAGTTTTTTCTTATCCAGGACTGGGAAAGATTATGTTTGATGCTATTATAGCTAGGGATTATCCACTTATACAGTATTGTTTCTTGACTATATCAACTATGGTTATATTTTCAAACTATCTAGCAGATAAGTTATACAAGTATATAGACCCAAGGGTAGGAGATGGAATATGA